GCGTCCTCTGTACCATCGTCCAGTGCCTGGGTTCCTCCCCCCGCAAGGCCGGGGCACGGATGCTGGTTCGGGCCGACGGCACGACGACGGGGACCATCGGCGGCGGCCCCCTCGAGGCGGAGATGCGGCGCGTGGCCCTGGAGGTCCTCGCCGGGGGGGAACCGAGGACCGTTCCCTACGAGCTCACGGCCCCGGAGGGAGGGCTGGCCTGCGGCGGCCGGGTGCTGGTCTTCGTCGAGCCCCTGCGGCCGGCGCCCCACCTCGTCATCCTCGGCGCGGGCCACGTGGCCGGGGCCGTGGCGGACCTGGCCCCCGGCATCGGCTTCCAAGTCACCGTGGTGGACGACCGGCCGGAATACGCCGACCCCGCCCGCTTCCCCGGCGCCGGCCGGGTCCTTGCCCGGTCCTTCGAGGCGGCCTTCCAGGATCTTGCCGTGGACGCGGAGACCTTCGTCCTGGTGGCCACCCGCGGGCACGACCAGGACCTCGTGGCGCTGCGCGCCGCCCTCCGGACCCCCGCCGGCTACATCGGCCTCCTGGGCAGCCGGCGGAAGCGGGCGGCCCTCTTCGATGTCCTCGGGGCGGAGGGCTTCTCGGCGGAAGACCTCGCCCGGGTCGTCACACCCGTCGGGCTCGACATCGGGGCCCGGACCCCGGGGGAGATCGCCGTCAGTATCGCGGCCCAGCTCGTGCAGCGCCGGAGGGAGGCCCATGCCCCCCGTGATCAGCGCCCTGGTGCCGGCGGCGGGTGCCTCGCGCCGGATGGGGCGGCCGAAACTGCTCCTTCCCCTGGGGGATAGGACCGTCCTCGGCT
This genomic interval from Dissulfurirhabdus thermomarina contains the following:
- a CDS encoding XdhC/CoxI family protein gives rise to the protein MNVEPRVHCGVDVLSEAVRLRDRGEPCVLCTIVQCLGSSPRKAGARMLVRADGTTTGTIGGGPLEAEMRRVALEVLAGGEPRTVPYELTAPEGGLACGGRVLVFVEPLRPAPHLVILGAGHVAGAVADLAPGIGFQVTVVDDRPEYADPARFPGAGRVLARSFEAAFQDLAVDAETFVLVATRGHDQDLVALRAALRTPAGYIGLLGSRRKRAALFDVLGAEGFSAEDLARVVTPVGLDIGARTPGEIAVSIAAQLVQRRREAHAPRDQRPGAGGGCLAPDGAAETAPSPGG